One genomic region from Aliarcobacter cryaerophilus ATCC 43158 encodes:
- the dnaK gene encoding molecular chaperone DnaK — MSKVIGIDLGTTNSCVAVYENGEAKIIPNKEGKNTTPSIVAFTDKGEVLVGDPAKRQAITNPEKTIYSIKRIMGLMMNEPNAKEAQSKVGYKIVDRNGAAAVEIGGKVYTPQEISAKILGKLKADAEEYLGSSVTDAVITVPAYFNDAQRKATQEAGTIAGLNVLRIINEPTAASLAYGLDKKGEEKVLVYDLGGGTFDVTVLEIGDGTFEVLSTDGNAFLGGDDFDNKIIDWLADEFKAENGFDVKNDKMALQRLKDAAENAKKELSSAESTEINLPFISMGNAGPIHLVKSLTRAKFESMTEKLIDETLEHIKVALKDANLSKGDIDEIIMVGGSTRLPKANQVVRDFFGKDLNKGVNPDEVVAAGAAVQAGVLRGDVKDVLLLDVTPLSLGIETLGGVMTKLIEKGTTIPVKKSQVFSTADDNQPAVSIHVSQGEREFARDNKSLGMFELSDIPAAPRGVPQIEVTFDIDANGVLNVSAKDKGTGKENKITISGSSGLSDDEIAKMVAEAEANKDVDAKKKALIETRNQADAMLHSTRKTLEENESSISEEDKKAIVDAAAELEEVLKDDNSTKEQIEEKLKVLTEKSHKLAEAMYKKDGEAASGADANQKAKKDDDVIDAEVE; from the coding sequence ATGAGTAAAGTTATTGGTATAGATTTAGGAACAACAAACTCTTGTGTTGCAGTTTACGAAAATGGTGAAGCAAAAATTATTCCAAATAAAGAGGGAAAAAATACAACTCCTTCTATTGTTGCTTTTACAGATAAAGGTGAAGTCCTTGTAGGTGATCCTGCAAAAAGACAAGCTATTACAAATCCAGAAAAAACTATATATTCTATAAAAAGAATTATGGGTTTAATGATGAATGAACCAAATGCAAAAGAGGCTCAAAGTAAAGTTGGATATAAAATAGTTGATAGAAATGGGGCAGCTGCTGTTGAAATTGGTGGGAAAGTTTATACTCCTCAAGAAATTTCAGCAAAAATTTTAGGAAAACTAAAAGCAGATGCTGAAGAGTATTTAGGAAGTAGTGTTACAGATGCTGTTATTACAGTTCCTGCATACTTCAATGATGCACAAAGAAAAGCAACTCAAGAAGCTGGAACAATTGCAGGTCTTAACGTATTAAGAATTATAAATGAGCCAACAGCTGCTTCACTTGCATATGGACTTGATAAAAAAGGTGAAGAGAAAGTTCTAGTTTACGATTTAGGTGGAGGAACATTTGACGTTACAGTTCTTGAAATTGGAGATGGAACTTTTGAAGTTTTAAGTACAGATGGAAATGCTTTCTTAGGTGGAGATGATTTTGATAATAAAATTATTGATTGGTTAGCAGATGAATTTAAAGCTGAAAATGGTTTTGATGTTAAAAATGACAAAATGGCACTTCAAAGATTAAAAGATGCTGCTGAAAATGCTAAAAAAGAGTTATCATCAGCTGAATCAACAGAGATTAATCTACCATTTATTTCAATGGGAAATGCAGGACCAATTCACTTAGTAAAATCTTTAACAAGAGCTAAATTTGAATCTATGACTGAGAAGTTAATAGATGAAACTTTAGAACACATAAAAGTGGCTTTAAAAGATGCAAACTTAAGCAAAGGTGATATTGATGAGATTATTATGGTTGGTGGAAGTACAAGATTACCAAAAGCAAACCAAGTTGTAAGAGATTTCTTTGGAAAAGATTTAAATAAAGGTGTAAATCCTGATGAGGTTGTAGCTGCTGGAGCTGCTGTTCAAGCTGGAGTTTTAAGAGGAGATGTTAAGGATGTTTTATTACTTGATGTTACACCACTATCACTTGGAATTGAAACTCTTGGTGGAGTTATGACAAAACTTATTGAAAAAGGTACAACAATCCCCGTTAAGAAATCTCAAGTATTTAGTACAGCAGATGATAATCAACCAGCTGTTTCTATTCATGTTTCTCAAGGTGAGAGAGAGTTTGCAAGAGATAACAAATCTTTAGGTATGTTTGAACTTTCAGATATTCCAGCAGCTCCAAGAGGTGTTCCTCAAATTGAAGTAACATTTGATATAGATGCAAATGGTGTTTTAAATGTATCTGCAAAAGATAAAGGAACTGGAAAAGAGAATAAAATTACTATTTCTGGAAGTTCTGGATTAAGTGATGATGAGATTGCAAAAATGGTTGCTGAGGCTGAAGCAAATAAAGATGTAGATGCTAAGAAAAAAGCATTAATTGAGACAAGAAACCAAGCAGATGCAATGCTTCACTCTACAAGAAAAACTTTAGAAGAGAATGAAAGTTCTATTTCTGAAGAAGATAAAAAAGCGATTGTTGATGCAGCAGCAGAGCTTGAAGAGGTTCTAAAAGATGATAATTCTACAAAA